Below is a window of Pseudomonadota bacterium DNA.
CACCATGAAGGGATTTTTCAAAAAGGTTTTAGTTGTTAATTTAAGCGCGAGAAGCTTTCACGAGGAAGGTATCCCGGATGAGGTATACAGAAAATTCCTTGGCGGCAAGGGTCTTGGTGTTTATCTGATGCTTGAGAGGAATAAACCAGGGGTAGATGCCCTTTCCCCTGAAAATAATTTCATAATAGGTGTGGGTCCTGTCAATGATACGAAAATCTGGGGGTCGAGCAGGTACGGTGTGTTTACAAAAAGTCCTCTTACAGGTCTTTTTTCTCATTCATACTCGGGGGGGAGAATAGCCGAGCCAATAAGCAGGACTGGTTATGATGCAATAATCCTTGAAGGGGCAAGTTCAGAACCTGTTTTTCTGGTAGTGGGCACAAACGGGGTTGAGTTCCATGATGCAGGGGATATATGGGGTTCTGACACATACCAAACCGAGGATTTCGTGCTAAAGAAAGTAGGTTTGAAGGGCGCAGGGGCACTCGTTATTGGTCCAGCCGGTGAGAATCTGGTCAGATTTGCCAATGTAACCAATAATTACTGGAGGTGTGCAGGAAGAACAGGTGTTGGAGCTGTGCTGGGTTCAAAGAAGGTGAAGGCTATCGTTTTCTATGGGGATCAGAAAAGGGAGGTAGCAGACCCCGAAGCCATAGAAAGGTTTAGTAAAGAATGGCGTGATAAGGTAAAAACCCACCCTTCTTTTAGTTTCTTTAAAAACATCGGTACACCTGGTTTGGTTTCAATTATCAATACATTTGAGGGATTCCCGACCCGTTACTGGCATGAAGGCAGCATGGAAGGTTGGGAGAATATCAGTGCAGAGACATTGCACTCCAATTATTCGGTCAAACCCCATGCATGCCATCGATGCCTTCTGGCATGTGGAAGGTTGACAACCGTGAGGGAAGGGAGGCATAAAGGATTAAAGATTGAGGGCCCTGAATATGAGACTATCTATGCCTTCGGTGGACTCTGTTTGATTGACCGTCTGGATGAAATCATATACCTGAACGATATATGCGACCGCCTTGGGATGGATACGATAACAGGTGGTAACCTTGCAGCCTTTGCGATCGAAGCCTCACAAATGGGGAAGATAAGAGAAAAGATAGAATACGGGGATGTCGATGGTATCGCTAATTTACTCTACAGCATCTCCCGGAGAGAAGGTATAGGAGATGTCCTGGCGGAAGGTATTTCCCATGCAGCAGTTAAATGGGGTCTTGAAGATATCGCGATTCATGTAAAAGGAATGGAGCCAGGGGGATACGATCCGAGAATCTTTAAGGGTATGGGTCTTGCGTACGCCACATCCGACAGAGGGGCCTGTCATTTGCGTTCAACTGTCTTTAGGGCAGAAATCGCCGGAGTAATTCCTCCTGATCAGATTGAGGGCAAGGCAGAAGTTTTTATAGATTATGAGGACAGGCTGACGTTACAGGATTCATTAATTCTATGCAGGTTCTACCGTGACATTTATCTGTGGGATGAATTTGCATATATCATTCAGGCTAC
It encodes the following:
- a CDS encoding aldehyde ferredoxin oxidoreductase family protein, yielding MKGFFKKVLVVNLSARSFHEEGIPDEVYRKFLGGKGLGVYLMLERNKPGVDALSPENNFIIGVGPVNDTKIWGSSRYGVFTKSPLTGLFSHSYSGGRIAEPISRTGYDAIILEGASSEPVFLVVGTNGVEFHDAGDIWGSDTYQTEDFVLKKVGLKGAGALVIGPAGENLVRFANVTNNYWRCAGRTGVGAVLGSKKVKAIVFYGDQKREVADPEAIERFSKEWRDKVKTHPSFSFFKNIGTPGLVSIINTFEGFPTRYWHEGSMEGWENISAETLHSNYSVKPHACHRCLLACGRLTTVREGRHKGLKIEGPEYETIYAFGGLCLIDRLDEIIYLNDICDRLGMDTITGGNLAAFAIEASQMGKIREKIEYGDVDGIANLLYSISRREGIGDVLAEGISHAAVKWGLEDIAIHVKGMEPGGYDPRIFKGMGLAYATSDRGACHLRSTVFRAEIAGVIPPDQIEGKAEVFIDYEDRLTLQDSLILCRFYRDIYLWDEFAYIIQATTGIKVEKEDLQRIASHIQSATRAFNIREGLTRADDTLPPRFFEEGIGSKKSVITREQLERLKDDYYKLRGWDKRGVPFINNE